The proteins below come from a single Miscanthus floridulus cultivar M001 chromosome 1, ASM1932011v1, whole genome shotgun sequence genomic window:
- the LOC136547683 gene encoding scarecrow-like protein 9 encodes MGLDNTYGELSGMFCGGLSYDGYADHSSASDYFRFTDPLPAVVPQMAAEACSNPSSTVSRANTETDNPEDWEFMSDESLNYISRMLMEEDIDEKVSMYQAESAALRAAVKPFYDILGHKFPPSPDHQPIPWSMDSPSESSSSICAQSVASTVTSSSIGGTVDSNCRYDVGRSEQLEAYRGLCGQSSQPLVGTSTDASNAVDVLEEPLITNGQIPEYLFECLPTWDFRRGIEEVQKFLPDSNTLVIDLEAGGVAGPQEARKDVSLNAKKADVLKAKKNRQSEDLDLMEGRNIKQSAFCSDEPDWIEMFDDLLRQTEKKATDLRELMRNEASKNSQVTQTKGPSGPRPRGRKPTKKDVVDLRTILIHCAQAVAADDRRTANELLKQIRHHSKPNGDGSQRLAHCFADGLEARLAGTGSQLYRMLIAKRTTASDMLKAYHLYLAACPFKRLSHFLSNQTILSMIKNASKVHIIDFGIYFGFQWPCLIRRLSKREGGPPVLRITGIDVPQPGFRPSERIEETGRRLAEYAAKFKVPFEYQGIASKWETIRVEDLKVGKDEVVIVNCLYRFRNLIDETVAVDSPRNRVLNTIRQVNPAIFIHGIVNGSYSVPFFITRFREALFHFSALFDMLETTVPRDDPQRALIEREMFGREALNVIACEGSDRVERPETYKQWQVRNLRAGFVQSPLNQEIVMKAKDKVKDIYHKDFVIDEDSGWLLQGWKGRIIYAISTWKPKKN; translated from the coding sequence ATGGGTCTGGATAATACTTATGGGGAGCTATCTGGCATGTTCTGTGGAGGCCTGTCTTATGATGGCTACGCAGACCACAGCAGCGCAAGTGATTATTTCAGGTTCACTGATCCACTTCCTGCAGTTGTGCCCCAGATGGCAGCAGAAGCCTGTTCAAATCCTTCTTCCACTGTGTCAAGGGCCAACACTGAAACTGACAACCCGGAGGATTGGGAATTCATGTCAGATGAGTCCCTCAACTATATTAGCCGGATGCTCATGGAGGAGGATATCGATGAGAAAGTCAGCATGTACCAGGCGGAGTCAGCGGCACTGCGTGCTGCTGTAAAGCCGTTCTATGACATTCTTGGGCACAAGTTTCCACCGTCTCCTGATCACCAGCCGATCCCTTGGTCCATGGACAGCCCCAGTGAGAGTAGCAGTAGCATTTGTGCACAATCTGTGGCAAGTACTGTCACTAGCAGCAGCATTGGTGGCACAGTGGATAGCAACTGTCGCTACGACGTTGGACGCAGTGAGCAGTTGGAAGCTTATCGAGGCTTGTGTGGTCAGTCTTCTCAGCCGCTTGTTGGTACATCAACTGATGCTTCCAATGCAGTGGATGTGCTAGAAGAACCTTTGATCACGAATGGCCAGATCCCTGAGTATTTGTTTGAGTGCCTTCCAACTTGGGATTTCAGGAGAGGTATTGAGGAAGTCCAGAAGTTTCTTCCTGATAGCAATACACTAGTGATTGATTTAGAAGCTGGTGGTGTCGCAGGACCTCAAGAAGCAAGGAAAGATGTTTCTTTGAATGCCAAAAAGGCAGATGTATTGAAGGCCAAGAAAAACAGACAGAGTGAAGACCTTGACCTGATGGAAGGCCGGAACATTAAACAGTCTGCATTTTGTTCCGATGAACCTGATTGGATTGAGATGTTTGATGATCTGCTTCGGCAAACCGAGAAGAAGGCTACAGATCTGCGAGAGCTGATGCGCAATGAAGCTTCCAAGAATTCTCAGGTCACTCAGACGAAAGGACCAAGTGGGCCACGGCCACGGGGAAGGAAACCAACAAAGAAGGATGTGGTGGACCTTAGGACCATCCTCATCCACTGTGCACAGGCTGTGGCAGCAGATGACCGCAGAACTGCTAATGAATTGTTAAAGCAAATAAGGCACCATTCCAAGCCAAACGGCGATGGATCCCAGAGGTTAGCACATTGTTTTGCAGATGGTCTTGAGGCTCGTTTGGCAGGCACAGGGAGTCAGCTTTACCGCATGCTTATAGCGAAACGTACAACTGCCTCAGACATGCTTAAAGCCTACCACCTTTACCTTGCAGCATGCCCATTCAAGAGGCTTTCACATTTTCTTTCCAATCAAACAATCTTGAGTATGATTAAAAATGCATCAAAGGTGCATATCATTGACTTCGGCATTTATTTCGGCTTCCAATGGCCATGCCTAATCAGGCGTCTCTCCAAGAGGGAAGGCGGTCCACCTGTTCTGCGCATCACTGGAATTGATGTACCTCAGCCAGGTTTCCGCCCTTCCGAGAGAATTGAAGAGACTGGACGAAGGCTTGCAGAATATGCTGCGAAGTTCAAGGTGCCTTTTGAGTATCAGGGAATAGCGTCAAAGTGGGAAACCATCCGAGTTGAGGATCTCAAAGTTGGCAAGGATGAAGTTGTGATAGTTAATTGCCTATACAGATTCAGAAACCTGATTGATGAAACAGTTGCTGTAGACAGTCCTAGGAATAGAGTGCTCAACACAATAAGGCAAGTAAACCCAGCGATTTTCATCCATGGAATTGTGAATGGGTCATACAGTGTTCCCTTCTTCATCACACGTTTCCGTGAGGCACTGTTCCATTTCTCTGCattgtttgacatgctagagaCAACTGTCCCACGGGATGATCCCCAGCGCGCACTCATAGAGAGGGAAATGTTTGGCCGAGAGGCACTCAATGTTATTGCATGTGAGGGCTCAGACAGAGTTGAGAGACCCGAGACATACAAACAGTGGCAGGTGAGGAACCTCAGGGCTGGATTTGTTCAGTCTCCGTTAAACCAAGAAATTGTGATGAAAGCCAAGGACAAAGTAAAAGACATTTATCACAAGGACTTCGTCATAGATGAAGACAGTGGGTGGCTCCTGCAAGGCTGGAAAGGAAGGATAATCTATGCGATATCTACATGGAAGCCTAAGAAGAACTAG